The nucleotide window CACCAGAGAATTTCGAGGGCTTTGACACGCGAATCCTCGAGTACAAATTGGTATCCGTTATGACTGGTAACATGGGTAGGAAGCGAAGAGTCAGTACAATGGTGATAACAGGAAATGGAAATGGTCTTGTTGGATTTGCCCTCGGTAAAGCGCCCGAGGGTCGAGCTGCACTGAAGATGGCGAAAAATCGAGCTGCCATGAAGCTCATGTACATTAACAGGTACAAGGAGCACACTGTGTTTCATGATTTCTTTTGTCAATTCGGGAAGACAAAGATTTTTGTCTCGAAGAAGGCAGAGGGCTACGGATTGGTCTGTCACAGGGCGATCAAGACCTGTTGTGAAATTGTCGGGATAAAAAATCTTTATGCCAAGGTCGAGGGATCTCACCGTCTCCAGCATATCATCAAAGCCTTTTTCGTCGGATTACTACAACaggtaaattttaatttgattgaatCAATAAATGGAGTGATTACCGAATCAAttgattcatttaaaaaatggctcattgaattttaccattaatgaataaatcaaacatttttgaataaattttccatttttagaAATCACATGAACAATTAGCTGAAGAAAAACAGCTTCACCTAGTAGAGTTCAGGGCAGAAAACGGCAATTACCCTGTGGTGGTAGCCTCCCCCTCAATTGTAAGAAAACCCGAAGAAATTCCTTCTACTGAAGTTTTGGACTTCACTCAGTACGTAATGGATGGCAGAGTTGTCTACAAAAAGAAGAAGTTTCCACCATTCTACACTCGTGATTTATCATGGACTATTCGTCTGCGAAAGACCGCGTATTTGAGGAATAAAGAGGAAGTGAGGACTCGACTTTACGCTGAGCATGGGGAACTAAGGAGTTTCTTGTCGGATAAATACCCTGAGGCCAAGGGGCCGATATTCagtgaaatgagaaaaaaatggcttGAAGCACAACAGAAAGAGGAGTAAATCGATATAATTGTGTATATAATGaatgttataaataaaaaaaaagttttccgTAATTCTAATgattatatttcatttttaaccCAATGTGAGCCCTAATCTTTgattatatctttgaaaaataacacgaTGATGGAAAGGAAACGGTTTCTTCGAACGAAAAAATAgccattatttatttctttaataatatgaagagtattttttttttaaaacaatattccCCTCATTTTTTGAGAACTGAGgtctgttgaaaaaattttttttttttaattccataaaatactttgattttttctgtaactagcaataaaagataaataaatagcaTAAACTTGAAAATCCCTAGAAGACAATAGTTATTATCTTTCCACCAGTATCAaggtattaaattatttaaaaagcaattttttttaaactgcagtatttcatgaaattcatcTGCATTTGTTTTTTGTGTCATTAAGACACAATTCCAAGATGATTTTGTCCTCGTCATAACATTGTCGTCTAAAAATTACGGGCcgtaaattttttgaaaatttccgccTCCCGTAAATCAGCTAAGTTCATGTCTACATAACCACTGACGTTCTCCCTCAAATATGGCGTATCCGAGAACGCCATGTTTCTCGTGATGTTGGTGGAATTAGTGAAATAAAGACGTTATAAAATACTAAAATAACCCATAAAAACAATTAACACATTTAGAATACgtcattttataaaatttcgaGTAATAATTTATTCGTATCGAGTAAACAAAAATGGCTGATGATGATCCGTGGTTATTAAAAGAAGACGGTTATTTAAACGTTGATACAGAGTGTAAAAGCATTGTGTATCATCCAAATTTAAACGTATTGCTTATCACAACTGTCGATGCCCAAGTTTACGTATTTGATGTCAACTATGGAGGTATACTTCAACGGAGTTGCCTGTCGGGTGAGATAcattattcattgaaattaaccTCACACTATTCATCGTTATGGTCATTAATTTGCCAGTAAATCATCGTCATTTCATTATGATCCTGCCACTGCCAAGGTCGTTGTCTTCGTTGTGGCAGCAACAATCAAACATACTTGACAAATTATTAGTCAATTCGCATTGATCctgtaaattaatgaattatgttGGGGGATAAACAGTACTTCACGTTTGTTCAACAATTATTCGTCAGTGGGGAAATATCATCTTTTGTCGTCCTCCATGTGGTGGCTCTTTTGGTCACTAATTACAATCCTCTTCTGTTTCGGTTTATTTACGTCGACTCATTTGTTTTTCGGAAAAATGGCGAGACATTTCAGGATTTTTCGTCAGAAGTTTAATGGAACCGTATGGGACCGCATGACACAGTTATTCatttcttctttatttttaatgtattCTCTACGTTCAGTAAATTTCATGGTTATTTGTCGATTTCGTCGTTTTTACGCTGCAACtctgtgaattaattatcttaGACATTATTTCACGATTGTTCGTGAATTATTTATCGGtgggaaaatattattattgtccCTGTTTCTGCTAGGGTGATTCTGCTGATCGCTTGTTACGATCCTCTTCTGTCTCTAGTTATGTAGGGCGGGATTCATTTATTTCCTTGAAAAATGGCGAAACGTTCTTGAATTTTCCCTTAAAGTTCCGTAAGACTTTCCAATGTGGAATGGGTATTTTTTCCCTTATTTTTGCAAGTTTTATGATGAAACCACAGAACCACAGAGTTCCATTACTGTGAACATTCTTTTAATGCGAAAACCTCTCATGATTTACAACCTTGTCATTTGTCATCCGAATCATAGCCAtatcatttttgaaaattggaaattttggtTTTGGTAACCATTTTGTAAATTTAGCATAATTTGGAGTTCAATGTTCGTTCCAATTAGTCTTAAGGTTTTACTTCCGCTATGGAATAGTCTGATCTTtgtatttatttctcaaaaacCCTATCACTCGTAATTACGCCTTTCAATCGAAGATAAGTTTTCCATTGTTCCCCGAATTTCCCCGGTTGAGATTCCTGGGACGACTGGAGTAATCATTTGTCTCGTTTCAAGTTTATCTTGCAGTTCATAACGGAgggcaataaaaaataatctaacAGATAAACCATAAAAGCCGTCACGATGAAAATAAACGATTATTGATGAATCAACAGGCAAACCAGACGGAAAACTCCAGGGTGTGTACCTCGCTGAGGGCGTAGACAAAGTACTGTACACAGATGGACGCGGAATTGGTGTACGCAGTGACTACAATGGTGTCCTTCTACTAGATACGATACTACAGACTCCAGTGGTGAAGAGCGAGGATGTGATAAAACTCGAGCTATTGCTGTCAGAGGCTATACTGCTGCATCAGTGCCTGAGGTGCGTGGATCTACCTGGTGTCGATCACGTCCAGGACGTACTCCATGAACTGTGGAATAAAATCATCGCCGCGCAGGCAACACAGAAGAAAGGGATAAAAGCACAAAAagtaaaaagaatttttatttattgacttaCACTGATTTTTTCTATAATCCTTTGGAAGCGCTGGGtagttagtttttttttatgaagtggGTTGATAAGATTCAACAGATATCTTGGATATTATTTGGCATGATTGACAtggattttatattttattttatagtttcTTGATTACACTTTTTTTACTTCTCCTTTAACGCAATAGTGTCAAAATCCAACTCATTGTTCCTGTTTTTTGCCATTTTCTAAGAAACAGTTCATAAAATTGATACAAAAAAAGATATCACTTTCGAGttgtattattattaaatagattTACCATATTGAAACTTCAGAAATCAGCTAATGACGATGAAACCTAAAGATGGTAGGTTTTTTTTGCGTCAGTTTGATCACCCGTTTCCCAgacaatcgaaaaaaatatgaaatgttGGGAGATATCGACAACAACACCTGAATCTTATCTGCAGTGAATTCATAGAAGCAAAAATAAAGTGTCGTTGGAAGCGCTCAGTAAATAAAGATCATATTCTATATTAatcataaaatcataaaataaatattgaaggcACTAAATTTCTTGcgaattttctttcttcactCGCAATGACCAAAGGAAACTTTGCCACGTGACAAAAAGGTTCTCTGTTCTGTCGCTCTAAAAACattgtttatatttatgtAAATTCATCGTATAAAACCATCATTTATTATGATAAGTGATCCAGAAGGTGAGGTCTTTTTTGTTCTTTGGCTAGGCGACTgaatagaaaatgaaaaaaaatatttctcgttCAAATGTTAtcgtaattttcttttcattttaatcatgaaatatttatttcctcaCAACTGCCCCTAATTTCTTCCCCTTTAATTTCCAGTGGAATACGATATGTTTGGAATTGCCACACGGTATATTGAAGCTAGTATGCTCAGGGCTTGTGATGGAATTGAAGAGACAAAATAAACACATACCAGCATTACCAATAGCCTCTGCCATAAATGAACGCCTGAACGGTCTACTTCCTGGCCTCATATTGGAGGGTGGACCAGCAGACAAGGCCCTCATGTTCAGTGAAGCAGCGAGACGCGAGACATTTTCAAAATGGCCCCATATGAATTATAAGTAAGTTAAATTAAATCCAACAAATTACATTCCCTGTCAcacaaaatattaattaaatgatgaaaattgtttAGTGAATCTAAATCGAGAAATAATGTTCTCAGATGGGCATTACCAGGACACATGGCACAGGCTGGTTTTTATCATGAGCCCAACACAACAGCTGAAGATAGAGCAATGTGTTTTACCTGTAATGTGTGCCTCGTGTGCTGGGAGCCAACTGACGAACCTTGGTCTGAACACGAAAGACATTCACCAGCTTGTCCATTTGTCAAGGGTGAATATACTCAGAATGTTCCACTCTCAGTGACACTAGCAACTGCCCCGGCACGAGAATCTAGTGATAATGTTGAAGTTATTAGTACGACTAATGTTGCTGGCTTAGCTGCCACTGCATCGCACAATGGTCTTGTCAATGTTTGGAATATTACGAGCCAATTGAAGGTGAGTTCATCACAaaattacttttaattttatgaaatattggAAAACAATTAGGGAATATGGACATGGATATGGGATTTTGCctagaattttttatggataCCCAGAATGACGCAACTGTTTTGGACAATTTGCGGATTTTATCATAATCGTCATAAATGAAATGCCCCCATTTAATATTTCAGGACGAAGTAACGTTTTACGTGTCAGTCTGCCATCAAGAGCCCAACAACAAATCCACGATTCAATTTTACGGAGCAAGAGAGTTATCTCCCTATCTGTCAGCTCTGGCCACAGAGTCAGATCCCCTGAGTGATTACAAGCCCCCTTCGAATCCTCATAAGCTCAGTTTGACCTCTCTGGCCCTCTTGGGCGGTCCCAAATCCTCACTCGACGAGACGAAATCAAGCACAAGTGCCAGCAGTACCACTTCCAATCCAATTCTACAAACGTTGGACTCAAGCATAAGGCCTTGTCTCGTGAGTGGTGTTACAGTGAACTCAGTTAGCAGTTGTAGCCAGCTGAGAACACTGGAGAACGTGTGGGCATCCACTGATCTTGCCCCCTCGGCCTCCCTCGTTCGAGCAATGAACAGTGTTAATAGTGCTGCCAGTGATAGTTTAGACATAATGAAAGTTGCTGGTGACAAATACACGCACATGAAGCATCATTATCTTGTGATTTATGATATTCATCATAAGGCAACACCACAGAGCAGTAAAAATGATCCACCAAAGCCAGGGAAAACTAAGAAGACCCTTTCAGgtatgagaatttttccagcaTTTGGGTACTTGCCTCATAGGTTGTTTTATATTTCTGGAACCTTtcgcgaaataattttttttctgggctgTGTTTATGTAGAGAAAAAATGTGGGGAAATTTCGGAGAGCATTCACTGGGTACCAAATGTTTTAGCACCtgaatattattgaattattcatcaattgataaaaaaataatttgttcagATACATAACTGCCATGAAGATAATagatttcattgatttcttcaacgaaaatttgtaaattataatttatctaGGTACAGGTACGAGTGCAAGCTCAGCGAGTGGTCGTCAGGAGCACTTTTACCAGGAGATCTACATGTCGAAGCTGTTGTACGAAGCGCCAGTGATCGAGGACGTGGACTCAGAAATGGTAGTGGGTAGCCATTTCGACGGAATGTTCCCAGCATCTGGTCTGAGTGCCTCCTCCTCGAACACCCTCTATGCTCCGCCATTCGGTTACAGCGTGGCCCCATCCTCTGCGAGCCCTTACGACGCCAACTTCAACCCCATGAACGGTACAGAGCAGTTCGCATCGACCTCGGAACTGACCTCAATAACAAAAGAACCAGAGAcaataaaaacgataaaagAAAATCCAGTTGTCCTCCAGACAGTCTCCATTGAAGCTGCCCCGAGTCTTCGAATAACATACACTGGTCCTACGAAGGATGGACGGCACCTGTTGGTGACCTTGTCCTCTCCATCGAGCCCTCATTCAGACAATCTTCAGTGTCCCTCCAACACAAATCAAATGGACGTCGATGAAGAGAGTGAGTTCTTCTCTCCAAAGAGCTACATGTACTGGGACCAAAACGACGAATCCTCGAAGCTGATAAATGGTGAGAACCATAACGATGCATCACTCTCAGAGTGTTCTCTCCTACTGATTTACGCCTTGGACTTCACCGAGAAGGTGCCGAAAATTGTACCAGAGCCGTTGATAAAGCGAGAACTGCCGCCTGATCAGACCCCAGTGGAGTGGGTGTTTCTTCCACTGCAAGAAAAACATCGTCTTACGAATTTGTCAAATGAGCCCAGGGGCCAGGTAGCTCTTGTCTGCAAAGACGGTGTGGTTCGTCTTCTGGATCTCAACACCCTGAAGACCGTGACAGAGGCGAGATCAGAgactgaaaaattcatctcagCAGCTTACTGCAACAGGCTGGAGAGACTGTGTGCCTGCAGCAGTACAGGCTCCCTGAGATTCTTCGCAACAACTGAGGAAGATGACTCTGGcgaggagaaggaggaggTAGAGGACATCAACATGATGGTGACAGAGACAGGAGCTGTGCCCAACGATCAGATAACTCCCAGTACATCGACGTCATCGTCAGCTTATCAAGAACCCATAATTGCTCACAGATCGAACCTGACCTATCCTGATTTGAAGGCTCTCTACGATCTAACgaaatttgataaatattcGCCACCATATGGGGCCACTGTTCCTTCCTGCTGGAGTGAGATGATGCAGGCTCAACGACAACGTCGTTATCCTCAACACCTTCATCAATCGGAGGATCAGCATCACACGAGAACTTGGAGGCTTCAGAACGACGCAACAACATGGGATGAACACGTATTTGAATTAACATTACCAAGAAATATTGCTGGTGGTATTGGACAGGTTGATGTGAGATTCTCCCTCCATTCCTCCTGCCTGGAGCCACCAACGATTCAAGTCACTTTGCTGAAGCAAAATATGACTGGTCTGGGACATCACAAATCCCCTTTAACACCAGTGGATGAACGAATTCACTTCAACATTAGTAATGAACAGAAGGGGGAGAACCCAATTGTCAGCGAGGAATATCAGCGCCAGCACAATACCGAAATACTCTGTGGTCCGATCAATCTGAAACGATGTATGGATCTGTCTGATCACTCCGGCTGCGTTACCCTGACGAGCCCCAAGTTATTCAGAGCAAAAGCGAGAACTTTATTGGTTCACATAAAAGCACTCATTGATCCTGCCAAGGATCAGAGTAGTGGTGCTAGCGGATCGAAGAGCAGGGTAAATTTGCTGGAGACGAAACCACCAACGTCGAAGAAACTTAGGATTGACGACGCTGGACCCTTCCTTCCTGGCGCCGCTGTCGAGAGGATAGCAGCCAGTGCCAGTAAAAAGATTGAATATTACATGGGCTGTGACTGGATCCACGAGATCTCCATTACCGTTAGATCAGTTCAGTCGACGACTGTTCCTTTGGAGAGAATGCAGCGTTGGGTTATGTTGGAATCAACTCTTTTCACTGAGAATCTTCTAAATGTTGCTTGCCTCCAGGGAAGTGATACGTCACTTGTATGTCAGTCACTGGCGCTTGATATTCTTGTTTGGGTCACTGCTATCAGGCTTGCTAGGCTAAGGGTGGGTCAGAATGCTGCTGAGGCTAAGGCAATGCAGTTGGACACGATCAGGTGCATACAGGGTAGACTGCCAAATCTTCTGCGTACCTGTATTCTCAATGCTGGCAGAAGTATTGCTCATAAGTGCGTCAAACTGATTGTCATCTGCAGTGAGGGACTAAGGAATCTTGAAGACGTCACTGTTCACTCTTTTGATGAGGCCGTTCTTACGGTAATTGTGTCGTTATTGCCATCAATCGTTGGAATCCAATGGGCTGGATCTCTCAGGTGGCTGAGCATTCTCATTACACGACTATTGCCGCTGGATAAAAGCCACAGTGTTGCTCAACAATGCGTCAGTATTCTTCAGCAAATTTCAGGGGAAATGTCTAATCGAGTTAATCCTTATCATCTCCTCTTGGCAACGAGATTTGGACTTTATAATAATCCTTTTGAGACTGAATTATTCGACATGGAGCCACCGATGCCACCGAAATTTAACTCGTTACCGCTGACTTATGCCTCCCTTGTTAGTGGTGAACAGACAACTTCGTCGATTACAACTGCCACGACTCATTACACGCAGGATCACATCGATTTGAGGGATTTACTTACACTCCCGACGAATCCCAATAGTGAACTGGTCGTTCCCAGTAAATTGAAGGCACTGTGCAGTAATCACAGTATGAAGGGATTACTGGAGGTGGAACCACTTCATTTTATTTGCCATGGGGCCTCTGATGGTAccaaaatggagaaaattgaTCCTGGAGTGAGTGCCATCAACCTGGGAAGCTTGTTCGAGAATTCAACTGGAAATGGGACAAGCAGTGACCTCAAGAATGTACAGCCTAATTTTGGCGAGGAGATAAACTTTCCCTGGGGAAGACTTCTGTGCTGGCCTTCACAGCAAGTCTTAGTCGTAGAGAGAATGCACTCCGGAGCGAGAAGATTTGTAACACTGGATTTTGGGGCACCTGTTCTACTCACAGACTTGATGATTCCCTCCTGTAGTGATCTCGTTTCTTTGTCCATTGACATCTGGTCCAAGAGCGAAGAGGGAGATGGTACCAGGCTAGTTGTCGCTGGTGACATTGGAACAAAACCCCTCGTTGTCAACGATCTTCAACCCCCACCTGTGTGCAGATACTTGAAGATAACGACTATAGGACGTTATGGCATGACAACAACAAAGTGTAAAATTCCTCTGGGTAGGTTTTATGGTCACATGGTGGTACTCCCTGGTGAGGACTATTCAGAATCCTCGGATTGTCATTCAGATATCAGCGAACACGATGTCAGTCTCCTCTCAACGATTGACTCGCAGTGCAGTATATTATCCGCTCTTGCTGAGGACGTTCAGTGTCGATTCAGTCTCGCTACGGAGAGGCTGAAGGCCCTGCTAGATCCTCTGTTGTGTACTGAGACACCCAACGTCATGCATATGCAGCATTATTTATGCAAAGGAAAAAATCCTGAGAGCAAAGAGCAGCTCTCCTCCAAGATCTTGGTTACTTATCAGGAATGCATAATGTTCCAGCATCAACTGAATGTCGTCAGAGGGGTTTGGAGGAGACTCGAGGCTTGGAAGGGGCCCTGTCCCCCACCCAACGTACAACTGGTCAATGTCCCCAGTGATAAATTGAGGATACTAGGGGAGACATTGTCTGATATTCTCCTATACACGATGTATGAGATTGGACCAGTGCCGCCTGTACCATCGTCACTCTGTGAAATATTCACTCCCACAATTTGTGAGAGATTTTTCCACTCGGTTTGCGTTGTAACACCAGCTCCAAGGCTTCAGTTGCACGCAGCAGCTCTTTTAGCTAGAGTCGCTGGACATCAGCCTTGGTGGGGTAATTTTCTGGCTAATACTCTGGTGAATCTCTACTCGACATCTTCTACACACATATTCCCGCAGGACCGGGTATTCATACTACTGACATTCCTTGGACGCAAGTCACTGATGGCTGGAGCCAATAAATCTTCTGTCGTTGATGCAATGGTGAGAACATTGGGACGACTTTTACTGCCCCTGTCTAATGGCCAATCAACAGCATCTAGATTAGATACAACTCTGATAGGCTGGGTTTTATTATTCCTGTCAGTTTGTTTGGATACAACAGCCACACACTCCTCATGCTCTGATGACAACAACGACAAAAGCAAGGAGCAGGGGGTTTCCTCTCGCTGGGAGTTCCTCCAGGGTGAATCAGCAATGCAACGAAAATATGTATCAGCGAATAGATCATCAGCGTCTAGAAATTACCGTAAAAAGATTCAAAAACGTCTGATGCACCACAAGCAACAACTGCAGGACATCGAGCAGGCAAAAAAAGGTACTCAGTCACCATCGATTCAGAATTACGCATGGAAGACAATCAGTCCACTGCCGACAATTCTGTCCAATAAACTAGAGGTTCTTAAGACACAAGAGAGACACCTCAAGAAAACGTTGAAGCAGCACTCGGCTTTtaagcacttcaaagacattatGAGACGTAATGAGCCTTCGCACATGCCACGAGGCTCAAGGAGCCAATCTTCATCGAGTTCCAGGTCAGAACCACCGGAGATCGATCTGGATTGTCTAGCAAATCTCACTCACCAGCACGTGCTTCCAGTGGCCAGAGGTCTGATTTCCCTAATTCTCAGTAACTCTTCAAACGTCGACATGTTCCTCCTTGCGTGTAAAGTTGTGGCTCGTCTGGTCGTCTCCACACGTCCAGTGATAAGTCTGGGTGAATTGATGAACGAGGACCAGCTCCTGAAGTTAATTAAACTTGCAACAGGCACTTCGGACACAGCCTGGTCTTCCCACGCTAtctcatgtctccttcagGACCTCCTAGAAGGTGGCAGGCTATTTCCAAAGCCTTCACCCATTGCAGACGCTCCATCAGATGAGAATTTCGAGGTTTTAGGAGCTGAGGATGCTCAAACGCTTGAGGACGACTTGGCTGGTATTGCTGGGACCAGTGGATCCACGACAACTGTCAATGACGAGGGATTTGCcgatggtgatggtgatgaaGACGTGCCCGACAGCATAACACCAGCTGCTACAGCATCAACGTCAAAATCCAATGGCTTCGAGTTGTCCTCTTTTCTAGAATCTGACGACAGTGAACTGGAGGAGTTCCTTGATGACATTCTCGAGCGAGGAAAGATCTTGCTGAAGAAGGGAAATGCAATAACCAAATTACCACCATCAGCTAGCTCTGGAATTTCCCTGGCTCTTGATGCCAGACTTGAATATGGAGTCGAGATGGGAGTGGAAATTGCACTGAGGAGATACTCCACCCTGGGGGCTTATAACCTTCCCCTCAGTATAAATGCGACCATTCAGACCCCTGTGGAAGTCAACCGTTCTCAAGCATCGACATCGAGGTCAtctggatggacagacagaagTCAGGACATCAGAATGCCAGCAGAGCCGTCACCCTCGAGTCTGTCAATGCTCACACGTTGCTTCGACAGAATATTCACTGACCTCTCCCTTCAGGATTCGAACACAAGCCTCGAACTGATCCTCCAATTGTGGTTGACATTGAACCTCGATGCGTCAGGGGAATCATCAAGCACAACAACTCAATTCGACTCTTCAGTGGCACCAGTGATTCCTTTGAGCTCAACCGCAATATCAGGACTGATAGCTGCACTTCTGTGGAATCCAGTATCGTTGAGGGCCTGGTGTCTGGCGTTACAAACTCTGACCCTCACCAGCAATGAGCCAAGGCCATCAGACCATGTGGATCCTAGCATTAGTACTCCATTAGATGGTCTCTTGGGAGGAA belongs to Diachasmimorpha longicaudata isolate KC_UGA_2023 chromosome 10, iyDiaLong2, whole genome shotgun sequence and includes:
- the LOC135166418 gene encoding small ribosomal subunit protein uS5m, which encodes MAFRILRACGALAGPRVSFNIPKTGVQRGFPENQCLLETINERTPVTSFVREVSFFNEYPADHLWKSATHVSNAGRKRGRAKSRRVIKNLNRGQIIGVGKKNMLWPGLNAPILRGKELVYQQKLPENLEYEKKIFAARDAIVKKRRVKLSPLERGWTGAKPGGRSIGPPDPIGEENFEGFDTRILEYKLVSVMTGNMGRKRRVSTMVITGNGNGLVGFALGKAPEGRAALKMAKNRAAMKLMYINRYKEHTVFHDFFCQFGKTKIFVSKKAEGYGLVCHRAIKTCCEIVGIKNLYAKVEGSHRLQHIIKAFFVGLLQQKSHEQLAEEKQLHLVEFRAENGNYPVVVASPSIVRKPEEIPSTEVLDFTQYVMDGRVVYKKKKFPPFYTRDLSWTIRLRKTAYLRNKEEVRTRLYAEHGELRSFLSDKYPEAKGPIFSEMRKKWLEAQQKEE